From Passer domesticus isolate bPasDom1 chromosome 5, bPasDom1.hap1, whole genome shotgun sequence, the proteins below share one genomic window:
- the LLPH gene encoding protein LLP homolog, with product MAKSLRSKWRRKMRAEKRKKNAPKELERLKKILGTKADVIMEEVKEVATVLPPEKVLEQRDDCKMEVDNKRNKKTLLDQHGQYPIWMNSRQKKKLKAQRVKGKKKSKLAKGLVW from the exons ATGGCGAAGAGCCTGAGGAgcaaatggaggaggaagatgcGGGcggagaagaggaagaagaacgCGCCCAAGGAGCTGGAGAGGCTGAAGAAGATCCTGGGAACCAAAGCGGATGTCATCATGGAGGAGGTCAAGGAGGTGGCGACCGTGCTGCCCCCCGAGAaagtgctggagcagagag ATGACTGCAAAATGGAGGTGGATAATAAACGAAACAAAAAAACTCTTCTAGACCAGCATGGACAGTACCCAATATGGATGAATTCCAGGCAAAAAAAGAAGCTTAAGGCTCAGCGtgttaaagggaaaaaaaaatcaaaattggCCAAAGGCCTCGTCTGGTAA
- the TMBIM4 gene encoding protein lifeguard 4 isoform X1 yields the protein MAAEQRYPRSSIEDDFNYGSNVASASVHIRMAFLRKVYSILSVQVLLTTVITAIFLYSTGVQAFVHERPALLLISGLGSLALIVALTFYRHQHPVNLYLLFGFTLLEALTVAITVSFCDVSIVLQAFILTTAVFLGLTAYTLQSKRDFSKFGAGLFTCLWILMISGFLRLFSYNETIELVFAAAGALLFCGFMIYDTHLLMHTLSPEEYIVAAISLYLDIINLFFDLLRFLEAFNKK from the exons ATGGCGGCGGAGCAGCGCTACCCGCGGAGCTCCATCGAGGATGACTTCAACTACGGCAGCAACGTGGCCTCGGCCAGCGTCCACATCCGCATGG catTTCTGCGAAAGGTCTACAGCATTCTTTCTGTTCAAGTTCTACTGACCACAGTCATAACTGCAATTTTTCTATACTCTACTGGAGTGCAGGCATTTGTTCATGAGAG GCCTGCCTTGCTTTTGATATCTGGACTTGGATCTCTGGCTCTAATCGTGGCACTGACCTTCTACAGACACCAGCACCCTGTTAATTTATACCTGCTGTTTGGATTT ACACTACTGGAAGCACTGACAGTTGCCATTACAG TGAGTTTCTGTGATGTCTCCATCGTCTTGCAAGCTTTTATTCTTACTACTGCTGTATTTCTTGGATTGACTGCATATACCTTGCAATCAAAGAGAGACTTCAGCAAATTTGGAGCAGG CCTCTTCACTTGTTTGTGGATTTTAATGATCTCGGGTTTCCTGAGG CTGTTTTCCTATAATGAGACAATCGAGTtggtgtttgctgctgctggagctcttcTGTTCTGTGGATTTATGATTTATGACACTCATTTGCTGATGCACACGTTATCCCCTGAAGAGTACATAGTGGCTGCAATCAGTCTCTACTTGGACATCATAAATCTGTTCTTTGACCTGCTGCGTTTTCTGGAggcatttaataaaaaatag
- the TMBIM4 gene encoding protein lifeguard 4 isoform X2: MAAEQRYPRSSIEDDFNYGSNVASASVHIRMAFLRKVYSILSVQVLLTTVITAIFLYSTGVQAFVHERPALLLISGLGSLALIVALTFYRHQHPVNLYLLFGFTLLEALTVAITVSFCDVSIVLQAFILTTAVFLGLTAYTLQSKRDFSKFGAGCFPIMRQSSWCLLLLELFCSVDL; the protein is encoded by the exons ATGGCGGCGGAGCAGCGCTACCCGCGGAGCTCCATCGAGGATGACTTCAACTACGGCAGCAACGTGGCCTCGGCCAGCGTCCACATCCGCATGG catTTCTGCGAAAGGTCTACAGCATTCTTTCTGTTCAAGTTCTACTGACCACAGTCATAACTGCAATTTTTCTATACTCTACTGGAGTGCAGGCATTTGTTCATGAGAG GCCTGCCTTGCTTTTGATATCTGGACTTGGATCTCTGGCTCTAATCGTGGCACTGACCTTCTACAGACACCAGCACCCTGTTAATTTATACCTGCTGTTTGGATTT ACACTACTGGAAGCACTGACAGTTGCCATTACAG TGAGTTTCTGTGATGTCTCCATCGTCTTGCAAGCTTTTATTCTTACTACTGCTGTATTTCTTGGATTGACTGCATATACCTTGCAATCAAAGAGAGACTTCAGCAAATTTGGAGCAGG CTGTTTTCCTATAATGAGACAATCGAGTtggtgtttgctgctgctggagctcttcTGTTCTGTGGATTTATGA